The nucleotide sequence CTTTTTAGTTCTAACTACTACAGCTCTGATTACGTCTCCCTTTTTAACGTTTCCGCCAGGATTCGCTTCTTTAACTGAAGCTACAACTATGTCACCGATAGTTCCGAATCTTCTTACAGATCCACCTAAAACTCTGATTACCATTATTTTTTTAGCACCTGAGTTATCAGCAACATTAAGGACAGTTTGTTGTTGTACCATGTTGTACCCTCCTCTCAATCTCTAACTAATTAAGATTACTTAGCTTTTGCTATTACTTCAACTAATCTCCATCTCTTATCTTTAGATAATGGTTTAGTTTCCATGATTCTTACTTTATCACCAGTTTTAGCGATGTTGTTTTCGTCATGAGCCTTAAATTTGTTAGTTCTTTTCATTCTTTTTTTATATAAAGAGTGTAATTTCGTAGTTTCTTCCATAACAACGATAGTTTTATCCATCTTGTCCGAAACAACGATTCCTTCTCTAACTTTTCTTTCGTTTCTCAAGAACCCTACCTCCTCGTTGTACAATGAGTTACTTAACTTAATTAAGCAGTTCTCTCATTTAAAATAGTTTTGATTCTAGCGATGTTTCTTCTAACTTCTCTTATCTTAGCAGTGTTCGCTAATTGACCTAATGAAAGTTGAAACTTTAAGTTAAATAATTCTTCTTTTAATTCTTTTGCTTTTACTACTAATTCCTCAGTAGCAATTCCTCTGATTTCTTTAGCTTCCATTATTTCTCACCACCATCTTTTTTTACAATTTTACAAGCGATTGGTAATTTCATTGTAGCTTTTCTTAAAGCTGCTAATGCAAGCTCTTCAGTTACTCCAGAAACCTCAAACATGATTCTTCCAGGTTTTACTACTGCAACGTAACCTTCTACGTTACCTTTACCTTTACCCATTCTAACTCCAGCAGGTCTTGCTGTGATAGGCTTGTCAGGGAATATTCTAATAAATACAGTTCCTTCTCTTTTGAAAGTTCTGTTTATTGCTACTCTACAAGATTCAATTTGTCTATTCGTGATCCATTTAGGCTCAAGGGCTTGTAATCCCCAATCTCCGAATGCTACAGTGTTTCCTCTTTGAGCAGTACCTTTCATTCTTCCTCTGAAACTTTTTCTATGTTTTGTTCTTTTAGGCATTAACATAATTACTTAACCCCTCCTTCCTTTTTAGTTGGAAGCACTTCACCATTAAAAATCCATACTTTGATTCCTAAAGCTCCATATGTAGTTCTAGCAGTTGCTGTTGCGTAATCGATGTCAGCTCTTAAAGTATGTAAAGGTACTTTTCCTGCTACATTCCACTCTGCTCTAGCGATTTCTGCTCCATTAAGTCTTCCTGAAATCATTACTTTGATTCCTTTTGCTCCAGCTTTTTCAGCTCTCATGATAGCTTGGTTCATTGCTCTCTTATAAGCAACCCTCTTCTCAATTGAAGTTGCGATTCCCTCTGCTACTAAAGTTGCATCTTTGTTGAAGTTTCTTACTTCTTGTACTTTAATGATAACTTTTTTACCAGTCATCTTAACTAATTTTGTCTTTAATGATTCAATTTCAGAACCTTTTCTTCCAATTACAATTCCAGCTTTAGCTGTGAATATTAAAACTACAACCTGTGAAGGTGAAGTTCTTTCTATTTTAACTTTAGAAATTCCTGCATGGTAGTAAGCTTTCTTTACGAAAGATCTGATTTCCATATCTTCGTGTAAGTAATTTGCGTACTCTTTTTTTCCAGCATACCAAGCTGATTCCCAAGTTCTTGTAATTCCAAGTCTTAGTCCTCTAGGATCTACTTTTTGTCCCACAGTCTTACCTCCCTGATTTACTTCTCTGATACTGCTACAACGATGTGTGCTGTAGGTTTTCTGATTATGTCTGCTTTACCCATTGCTCTTGGCTTTATTCTCTTCAATACTGGTCCTTCATTGATCATTATTGTAGAAACAACTAATTTTTCTTCATCCATTTCATGGTTGTTAGTTGCGTTAGCGATAGCTGATGATAAAGTTTTCTTTATTGTTACTGCTGATTTCTTGTTTGCGAATTCAAGGATGTCTAACGCTTCTAACGCTGATTTTCCTCTTATTAAGTCCGCTACTAATCTTGCTTTTCTTGGAGATAATCTCACATATCTAGTTATTGCTCTAGCTTCCACTAGTATAACCTCCCTTATCATATCCTAATTGATACATTATTTTTTCTTTTTCTTTTTATCTACACCATGACCGTAATAAGTTCTAGTAGGTGAAAATTCTCCTAACTTATGTCCAACCATATACTCTGTTACGTGAACAGGTACATGCTTTTTACCGTTATAAACTCCAAATGTTAATCCAATGAAGTTAGGAAATATAGTTGATCTTCTTGACCAAGTTTTGATTACCGCTTTCATGTTATCCGCCGCTACTGCCGCTTCAACTTTCTTCATTAAGTGATGATCACAAAAAGGTCCTTTTTTTAATGATCTTGCCATTAGTCAGTGCCTCCTCTCAAATTACTTTTTCTTCTTTCTTCTTACGATGAATTTATCAGATGCTTTATTTGTTCTAGTTTTCTTACCTAAAGTAGGTTTTCCCCAAGGAGTAACAGGTGATTTTCTACCAATTGGTGATCTACCTTCTCCTCCACCATGTGGATGATCACAAGGGTTCATTGCTGATCCTCTTACGTGTGGTCTTCTTCCCATGTTTCTGTTTCTACCTGCTTTACCTATTGAAACTAATTGATGTTCAGCATTTCCAATCTCACCAATAGTTGCCATACATTCTTTATGAATTAATCTTAATTCTCCAGAAGGTAATTCGATATGACAGTAAGTTCCTTCTTTAGCAACTAATCTAGCTGAAGTTCCTGCAGATCTTACTAATTGTCCACCTTTAGCAATTTGTAATTCAACGTTATGGATTTGCGTTCCTACTGGCATATCCTTTAACTTAAGTGCGTTTCCTGGCTTGATTTCTGCGTTAGCTCCTGCCATTACAACGTCTCCAGCTACTAACCCTTTAGGAGCTAAGATATATCTCTTTTCTCCATCTACATAATGTAATAAAGCGATGTTTGCTGTTCTGTTTGGGTCATATTGAATAGATGCTACCTTT is from Psychrilyobacter atlanticus DSM 19335 and encodes:
- the rplN gene encoding 50S ribosomal protein L14 yields the protein MVQQQTVLNVADNSGAKKIMVIRVLGGSVRRFGTIGDIVVASVKEANPGGNVKKGDVIRAVVVRTKKEIRRQDGSYIKFDDNAAVVINDKKEPRGTRIFGPVARELRAKDFMRIVSLAPEVL
- the rpsQ gene encoding 30S ribosomal protein S17; the encoded protein is MRNERKVREGIVVSDKMDKTIVVMEETTKLHSLYKKRMKRTNKFKAHDENNIAKTGDKVRIMETKPLSKDKRWRLVEVIAKAK
- the rpmC gene encoding 50S ribosomal protein L29, giving the protein MEAKEIRGIATEELVVKAKELKEELFNLKFQLSLGQLANTAKIREVRRNIARIKTILNERTA
- the rplP gene encoding 50S ribosomal protein L16 yields the protein MLMPKRTKHRKSFRGRMKGTAQRGNTVAFGDWGLQALEPKWITNRQIESCRVAINRTFKREGTVFIRIFPDKPITARPAGVRMGKGKGNVEGYVAVVKPGRIMFEVSGVTEELALAALRKATMKLPIACKIVKKDGGEK
- the rpsC gene encoding 30S ribosomal protein S3; amino-acid sequence: MGQKVDPRGLRLGITRTWESAWYAGKKEYANYLHEDMEIRSFVKKAYYHAGISKVKIERTSPSQVVVLIFTAKAGIVIGRKGSEIESLKTKLVKMTGKKVIIKVQEVRNFNKDATLVAEGIATSIEKRVAYKRAMNQAIMRAEKAGAKGIKVMISGRLNGAEIARAEWNVAGKVPLHTLRADIDYATATARTTYGALGIKVWIFNGEVLPTKKEGGVK
- the rplV gene encoding 50S ribosomal protein L22, with protein sequence MEARAITRYVRLSPRKARLVADLIRGKSALEALDILEFANKKSAVTIKKTLSSAIANATNNHEMDEEKLVVSTIMINEGPVLKRIKPRAMGKADIIRKPTAHIVVAVSEK
- the rpsS gene encoding 30S ribosomal protein S19, whose product is MARSLKKGPFCDHHLMKKVEAAVAADNMKAVIKTWSRRSTIFPNFIGLTFGVYNGKKHVPVHVTEYMVGHKLGEFSPTRTYYGHGVDKKKKKK
- the rplB gene encoding 50S ribosomal protein L2 is translated as MAIRKMKAMTNGTRHMSYLVSEELDKNVRPEKSLTVPLNSAYGRDNYGHRTGRNRQKGHKRMYRIIDFKRNKLDIPAKVASIQYDPNRTANIALLHYVDGEKRYILAPKGLVAGDVVMAGANAEIKPGNALKLKDMPVGTQIHNVELQIAKGGQLVRSAGTSARLVAKEGTYCHIELPSGELRLIHKECMATIGEIGNAEHQLVSIGKAGRNRNMGRRPHVRGSAMNPCDHPHGGGEGRSPIGRKSPVTPWGKPTLGKKTRTNKASDKFIVRRKKKK